A portion of the Daphnia magna isolate NIES linkage group LG4, ASM2063170v1.1, whole genome shotgun sequence genome contains these proteins:
- the LOC123471388 gene encoding secreted RxLR effector protein 161-like, with amino-acid sequence MSPQTDKEVEEMKQIPYKEAVGALLYLSTTTRPDISYAVGQVAKFNHNPGVQHWKAVKRIFRYLAGTREYGIFFSPNPSGKEEEIVGFTDADHAGDPDDQTSTSGCVFICHGGSFSWFSRKQGCTSLSTTEAEFVAGGEAAKEATWIRAFLKEIGKRNLEAIPLFCDNQGAIRVANNPVANTQTDETC; translated from the coding sequence ATGTCCCCACAAACTGATAAAGAAGTAGAAGAGATGAAGCAAATCCCATATAAGGAAGCAGTCGGAGCACTTCTCTACCTCTCCACTACGACAAGACCAGACATCTCGTACGCAGTTGGGCAAGTAGCGAAATTCAACCACAATCCAGGAGTCCAACACTGGAAAGCGGTGAAGCGCATCTTCCGCTACCTGGCTGGAACTCGAGAGTATGGAATCTTTTTCTCACCTAATCCTTCTGGTAAAGAAGAGGAGATAGTGGGCTTTACTGACGCTGATCATGCCGGAGATCCGGACGACCAAACATCTACATCTGGATGTGTCTTCATCTGCCACGGAGGATCCTTTTCCTGGTTCAGTCGGAAACAAGGTTGTACATCCCTGTCAACAACTGAAGCTGAGTTTGTAGCAGGCGGAGAAGCAGCGAAAGAAGCCACATGGATAAGAGCCTTCCTTAAAGAGATTGGTAAAAGAAATTTAGAAGCCATTCCTCTCTTCTGTGACAACCAAGGGGCCATTCGTGTAGCAAATAATCCGGTAGCAAATACACAGACGGATGAAACATGTTGA